A genomic segment from Nicotiana sylvestris chromosome 1, ASM39365v2, whole genome shotgun sequence encodes:
- the LOC104239097 gene encoding methyl jasmonate esterase 1-like, producing MCTTAYSSKEGKKEDMEKSKHLISFLLILILPYVNATTSGPNWPKASKHFVLVHGVCHGAWSWYKLVALMRSSGHNVTALDLGASGINPKQVLEIPRLSDYFSPLMEFMASLPAHEKVVLVGHSFGGFAVSKAMESFPEKISVAVFVTAGMPGPTLNATTVFVEASSEIISQLDNRLTYYNGPNNPPTTFIFGPKYLASNLYQLSPIQDWALATTLVRPIYLNSLEDISKEIVLSSERYGSVRRVFVVAAEDKALTKEFQQSMIGRNPPDEVKEISGSDHMVMMSKPIKLFTTLLQIVNK from the exons ATGTGTACAACTGCTTATAGttcaaaagaaggaaaaaaagaagatatGGAGAAAAGCAAGCATCTGATAAGTTTTCTGCTGATACTTATCTTGCCATATGTAAATGCAACAACATCAGGGCCAAACTGGCCTAAAGCTAGCAAGCATTTCGTGCTAGTTCACGGGGTATGCCACGGAGCCTGGTCTTGGTACAAGCTTGTGGCATTGATGAGATCTTCGGGGCATAATGTCACAGCTCTTGACTTGGGTGCTTCAGGGATCAACCCGAAACAGGTTCTTGAAATCCCACGATTATCTGATTACTTTAGTCCGCTAATGGAGTTCATGGCTTCTCTTCCCGCACATGAGAAAGTGGTCCTTGTAGGTCATAGCTTTGGCGGATTCGCCGTCTCTAAAGCCATGGAAAGCTTTCCGGAAAAGATTTCAGTTGCTGTATTCGTCACAGCTGGAATGCCTGGCCCAACTCTCAATGCAACCACAGTCTTCGTAGAG GCTTCTAGTGAAATAATATCTCAACTTGATAATCGTCTTACGTACTACAATGGACCGAACAATCCTCCAACAACCTTCATCTTTGGTCCAAAGTACTTGGCGAGTAATCTTTATCAGTTGAGCCCGATTCAG GATTGGGCGCTGGCTACTACATTAGTAAGGCCAATATACTTAAACAGCCTAGAGGACATATCAAAGGAGATTGTTCTTTCAAGCGAAAGGTATGGATCAGTTAGACGAGTGTTCGTCGTGGCTGCTGAAGATAAAGCTCTAACAAAGGAATTCCAGCAGAGTATGATTGGAAGGAATCCACCTGATGAAGTGAAAGAAATCTCAGGATCTGATCACATGGTCATGATGTCTAAGCCCATTAAACTTTTTACTACTCTTCTGCAGATTGTCAACAAGTAA
- the LOC138889075 gene encoding methyl jasmonate esterase 1-like isoform X1 has translation MEKSKFLIGLVLILLFPYVNATTSGHKWPKTSKHFVLVHGACHGAWSWYKIMALIKTSGHNVTAMDLGASGVNPKQVLEIPHLSDYFSPLMEFMASLPAHQKVILVGHSYGGLAISKAMERFPEKILVAVFVTAHMPGLTLNATTLLTELQSSSEMVSQLDNRVTYDNGPTNPPTAFFFGPKYLARNVYQQSPIQDWVLATTLARPLYIYSEEDISKEMVLSNKRYGSVRRVFIVAAEDKTLLKEFQEWMIEKNPPDEVEEIPGSDHMVMMSKPLHLFNLLLRIAQK, from the exons ATGGAGAAAAGCAAGTTTCTAATAGGTTTAGTACTGATACTTTTGTTTCCATATGTAAATGCAACAACATCAGGGCATAAATGGCCTAAAACAAGCAAGCACTTTGTTCTAGTTCATGGCGCGTGTCATGGAGCCTGGTCTTGGTACAAGATTATGGCGTTGATAAAAACTTCAGGGCATAATGTAACAGCTATGGACTTGGGTGCTTCAGGGGTTAATCCAAAGCAGGTTCTTGAAATCCCACATTTATCGGATTACTTCAGTCCGCTAATGGAGTTCATGGCTTCTCTTCCTGCACATCAGAAAGTGATTCTCGTAGGACATAGCTATGGTGGGTTGGCCATATCTAAAGCCATGGAAAGATTTCCAGAAAAGATTTTAGTTGCTGTATTTGTTACTGCTCATATGCCTGGTCTAACTCTAAATGCAACCACTCTCTTGACTGAG TTACAGTCTTCTAGTGAAATGGTATCTCAACTTGATAATCGTGTAACATACGATAATGGACCGACCAATCCTCCAACGGCCTTCTTCTTCGGTCCAAAGTACTTGGCAAGAAATGTTTATCAGCAGAGCCCAATTCAG GATTGGGTGCTGGCTACAACACTAGCAAGGCCACTTTACATATACAGTGAGGAAGACATATCGAAAGAGATGGTTCTTTCAAACAAAAGGTATGGATCAGTTAGGCGAGTGTTCATTGTGGCTGCTGAAGATAAAACTCTATTGAAGGAATTCCAAGAGTGGATGATTGAAAAGAACCCACCCGATGAAGTGGAAGAAATCCCAGGCTCCGATCACATGGTCATGATGTCTAAGCCCCTTCATCTTTTTAATCTTCTCCTGCGCATTGCACAGAAGTGA
- the LOC138889075 gene encoding methyl jasmonate esterase 1-like isoform X2, with product MEKSKFLIGLVLILLFPYVNATTSGHKWPKTSKHFVLVHGACHGAWSWYKIMALIKTSGHNVTAMDLGASGVNPKQVLEIPHLSDYFSPLMEFMASLPAHQKVILVGHSYGGLAISKAMERFPEKILVAVFVTAHMPGLTLNATTLLTESSSEMVSQLDNRVTYDNGPTNPPTAFFFGPKYLARNVYQQSPIQDWVLATTLARPLYIYSEEDISKEMVLSNKRYGSVRRVFIVAAEDKTLLKEFQEWMIEKNPPDEVEEIPGSDHMVMMSKPLHLFNLLLRIAQK from the exons ATGGAGAAAAGCAAGTTTCTAATAGGTTTAGTACTGATACTTTTGTTTCCATATGTAAATGCAACAACATCAGGGCATAAATGGCCTAAAACAAGCAAGCACTTTGTTCTAGTTCATGGCGCGTGTCATGGAGCCTGGTCTTGGTACAAGATTATGGCGTTGATAAAAACTTCAGGGCATAATGTAACAGCTATGGACTTGGGTGCTTCAGGGGTTAATCCAAAGCAGGTTCTTGAAATCCCACATTTATCGGATTACTTCAGTCCGCTAATGGAGTTCATGGCTTCTCTTCCTGCACATCAGAAAGTGATTCTCGTAGGACATAGCTATGGTGGGTTGGCCATATCTAAAGCCATGGAAAGATTTCCAGAAAAGATTTTAGTTGCTGTATTTGTTACTGCTCATATGCCTGGTCTAACTCTAAATGCAACCACTCTCTTGACTGAG TCTTCTAGTGAAATGGTATCTCAACTTGATAATCGTGTAACATACGATAATGGACCGACCAATCCTCCAACGGCCTTCTTCTTCGGTCCAAAGTACTTGGCAAGAAATGTTTATCAGCAGAGCCCAATTCAG GATTGGGTGCTGGCTACAACACTAGCAAGGCCACTTTACATATACAGTGAGGAAGACATATCGAAAGAGATGGTTCTTTCAAACAAAAGGTATGGATCAGTTAGGCGAGTGTTCATTGTGGCTGCTGAAGATAAAACTCTATTGAAGGAATTCCAAGAGTGGATGATTGAAAAGAACCCACCCGATGAAGTGGAAGAAATCCCAGGCTCCGATCACATGGTCATGATGTCTAAGCCCCTTCATCTTTTTAATCTTCTCCTGCGCATTGCACAGAAGTGA
- the LOC104239099 gene encoding methyl jasmonate esterase 1-like: MKCPILHITWRYFSMKVSYQKSISSITKSPCIGSYFVLILQKKDMEKSKFLTSLVLILLFSYVNATTSVPIWPKASKHFVLVHGACHGAWSWYKIMASLKTSGHNVTALDLGASGVNPKQGLEIPHLSDYFSPLMKFMASLPADEKVILVGHSLGGFAISKAMENFPEKISVAVFVTALMPGPTLNATTIFIESSKAAISVLDNRVTFDSGPMNPPTTFSFGPKYLASYLYPLSPIQDWALATTVVRPLYLYSSDDISKEIVLSSKKYGSVKRVFIVAAEDKVLTKEFQQLMIEKNPPDEVEEISGSDHMAMMSKPLQLFTLLMRIANK, from the exons ATGAAATGCCCAATATTGCACATAACATGGCGTTACTTCAGCATGAAAGTAAGTTACCAAAAGTCAATCTCCTCAATTACAAAATCCCCTTGTATTGGTTCATACTTTGTGCTCATTCTTCAAAAAAAAGATATGGAGAAAAGCAAGTTTCTAACAAGTCTAGTTCTAATACTTTTGTTTTCATATGTAAATGCAACAACATCAGTGCCTATATGGCCTAAGGCGAGCAAGCATTTCGTGCTAGTTCACGGGGCTTGCCATGGAGCTTGGTCTTGGTACAAGATTATGGCGTCGTTAAAAACTTCAGGACATAATGTCACAGCTCTGGACTTAGGTGCTTCGGGAGTCAACCCAAAGCAGGGCCTTGAAATCCCACATTTATCGGACTACTTTAGTCCGCTAATGAAGTTCATGGCTTCTCTTCCTGCAGATGAAAAAGTGATTCTTGTAGGTCATAGCCTTGGTGGATTTGCCATTTCTAAAGCGATGGAAAATTTTCCAGAAAAGATTTCAGTTGCTGTATTTGTCACTGCTCTAATGCCTGGTCCAACTCTCAATGCAACCACCATATTTATTGAG TCATCCAAGGCAGCAATATCAGTACTTGATAATCGTGTTACATTCGATAGTGGACCTATGAATCCTCCAACAACCTTCAGCTTTGGTCCGAAGTACTTGGCGAGTTATCTTTATCCACTGAGCCCAATTCAG GACTGGGCACTGGCTACTACAGTAGTAAGGCCATTATATTTATACAGTTCGGATGACATATCAAAGGAAATAGTTCTTTCAAGCAAAAAGTATGGATCAGTTAAGCGAGTGTTCATTGTGGCTGCTGAAGATAAAGTTCTAACAAAGGAATTTCAACAGTTGATGATTGAAAAGAATCCACCAGATGAAGTGGAAGAGATTTCAGGCTCTGATCACATGGCCATGATGTCTAAGCCTCTTCAACTTTTTACTCTTCTTATGCGTATCGCCAACAAATGA